The following are encoded together in the Bacteroidota bacterium genome:
- a CDS encoding cytochrome c has product MGKFRSKIFILILLFVAFLVYSIVLYDSDEPQAEFPNELAQNGRILWQKKNCVACHQLYGLGGHLGPDLTNIYSKRTEEYLSSVLHTGTNVMPDFKLNDQEIKEFIAFFKYTNSTGVADPRTFSTHLDGTISQ; this is encoded by the coding sequence ATGGGGAAGTTTAGAAGTAAGATTTTCATTTTGATTTTGCTGTTTGTTGCTTTTTTGGTTTATAGCATTGTCTTATATGATTCTGATGAACCACAAGCGGAGTTCCCCAATGAATTAGCGCAAAATGGAAGAATATTGTGGCAGAAGAAAAATTGTGTAGCTTGTCATCAGCTTTATGGCTTGGGAGGGCATTTGGGTCCTGATTTGACAAATATATATTCCAAACGGACAGAGGAATATTTATCTTCTGTTTTACATACAGGGACTAATGTGATGCCGGATTTTAAATTGAACGATCAAGAAATTAAAGAATTTATAGCGTTTTTTAAATATACAAATTCAACAGGGGTTGCCGATCCCAGAACATTTTCAACACATTTAGATGGAACAATATCACAGTAA
- a CDS encoding Maf family nucleotide pyrophosphatase, with amino-acid sequence MNFPPILLASGSPRRRFLLQDAGFDVQFTNPDIDESFPPTLPANEIPLFLAKEKNLAVDSELLIVSADTIVCIKDEILNKPANDKEAFEMLNKLSGKAHSVYTGVYMRHKHQQQGFVEESKVFFKDLNPDFIKTYIQQCKPFDKAGSYGIQDMMGYFGIFRIEGCYYNVMGFPLARFYDELKVFLQK; translated from the coding sequence ATGAATTTCCCTCCGATTTTACTTGCCTCCGGGTCTCCCAGAAGAAGATTTTTATTGCAAGATGCGGGTTTTGACGTGCAATTTACCAACCCCGATATTGATGAGAGTTTCCCTCCTACATTGCCTGCAAACGAAATACCTCTTTTTTTGGCAAAGGAAAAGAACCTCGCAGTTGACTCAGAATTGCTCATTGTTTCGGCAGACACCATTGTTTGTATTAAAGATGAAATCCTGAATAAACCGGCAAACGATAAGGAAGCTTTCGAGATGCTGAACAAACTCAGTGGCAAAGCTCACTCGGTATATACCGGTGTGTACATGCGTCATAAGCATCAACAACAAGGGTTTGTTGAGGAGAGTAAAGTTTTTTTCAAAGACCTAAATCCTGATTTTATCAAAACCTATATCCAACAATGTAAACCATTTGACAAAGCCGGTTCTTATGGAATTCAAGACATGATGGGATATTTCGGGATTTTCCGGATAGAAGGATGTTATTACAACGTGATGGGATTTCCACTGGCAAGATTTTACGATGAACTGAAAGTGTTTTTGCAAAAGTAA
- a CDS encoding insulinase family protein: protein MKRFKFILGTFALLFTLSAQAQQQFTTVKHVTDSEFPYDYIENDPANARFYVLPNGLTVILAKNTEKPTIQTLIATKAGSKNDPATNTGLAHYLEHMLFKGTDKYGTLDYTTEHIYLLQIDSLYNVYNKTTDEQKRKLIYKAIDSTSQIAAQYAIPNEYDKLMQTIGASGTNAFTSFEQTVYVNQIPANEVDRWLEIEAERFRNPILRIFHTELEAVYEEKNISLDNDQNKVFESLFEKLFQNHTYGTQTTIGTIEHLKNPSLDAIRNYYKTYYVSNNMAIIMVGDLDFDKTIQIISDRFSYMQPKPIPEFSFKPETPKNEPTVVNITGPSAEMAILGYRIPGAGTKEADLLSMMDLVLSNSTAGLIDLNLNKSQKVLGAGSSTEIMKDYSVHYFYAMPKEGQTLEEAKNLVLEQIKAVQDGNFDENLMKGIIFNQEVSDIQNFEDNQGTAYTLLDAFVKNQKWVDVLNSNYRMSKITKQELIDFAKKFYQNDYVIIYKKQGESDQTAKIEKPQITKIPVNRDNVSGFVKHISEEPVTPIAPQFPDFKKDMQQGNLGIANYFYIPNKRNELFTLYYVIDAGTYSNKELSIALDYLEYMGTDKYTPAEISEKFYSLGCSFGVSAGNRQSYVYLSGLQQNFEPALELFEHLLSNMQPDEEALKDLKGRLLKSRENNKSNKGAIRTALNFYAMYGQDNPQRFILTNKEINKIKSKQLIKSIKTLMQTKHDIVYYGPKDTEQILSMLSKYHKLPKKFAKSPVMKVFNLQHPAESTVYFANYDMVQAEITWQKPTQPFNIYIVPQVAMFNEYFGGGMSSIVFQEIREAQALAYSTYAYFYQASYPTELGRMLAYVGTQSDKMPAAISSMDDLIRNLPQNQNSFAQAKTSLENGIRTSRTTKTNIYFVWRNMQLMNLPKTSNEIVFEQLNKITLNDVVQFHDKYVKQGIYTLTVLADKNKVTEADLKKYGKVISVSLDELFGY from the coding sequence ATGAAACGATTCAAATTCATTTTGGGCACGTTTGCCCTTCTGTTCACATTGTCCGCACAGGCACAACAACAATTTACAACAGTTAAACATGTTACTGACAGCGAATTCCCTTACGATTACATCGAAAACGACCCGGCAAATGCGCGTTTCTATGTACTTCCTAACGGACTGACTGTTATTCTTGCTAAAAACACAGAAAAACCCACCATTCAAACCCTGATTGCTACTAAAGCAGGCAGCAAAAACGACCCTGCAACCAATACAGGGCTTGCACATTATCTGGAACACATGCTTTTCAAAGGAACCGACAAATACGGAACCCTTGACTATACAACAGAACACATCTATTTGCTTCAGATTGATTCTTTGTACAATGTTTACAACAAAACCACAGACGAACAAAAACGCAAATTGATATACAAAGCCATCGACTCAACATCTCAAATTGCCGCACAATATGCCATTCCAAATGAGTATGATAAATTAATGCAAACCATTGGGGCTTCCGGCACAAACGCATTTACTAGTTTTGAACAAACCGTTTATGTAAATCAAATACCTGCCAATGAGGTGGACAGGTGGCTCGAAATTGAAGCGGAAAGATTCAGGAATCCTATTCTGCGCATATTTCATACAGAATTAGAGGCTGTTTATGAGGAGAAAAATATTTCTTTAGACAATGACCAAAACAAAGTTTTTGAGTCATTATTTGAAAAGTTATTTCAAAATCACACCTACGGCACACAAACAACAATCGGCACAATAGAACACCTGAAAAACCCGTCATTAGACGCTATCCGCAATTATTATAAGACCTATTATGTGTCAAATAACATGGCAATTATCATGGTAGGAGATTTAGATTTTGACAAAACCATTCAGATTATTTCTGACAGATTTTCATATATGCAACCTAAACCCATTCCTGAATTTTCTTTTAAACCCGAAACACCTAAGAATGAGCCAACTGTTGTAAATATCACAGGACCTTCTGCTGAAATGGCTATATTGGGCTATAGAATACCCGGAGCCGGAACAAAAGAGGCAGACCTTTTAAGCATGATGGACTTGGTTCTGTCTAATTCTACTGCGGGATTGATTGATTTAAACCTAAACAAAAGTCAAAAAGTATTGGGAGCCGGCAGTTCTACCGAAATCATGAAAGACTATTCGGTGCACTATTTCTATGCTATGCCCAAGGAAGGTCAAACCTTAGAAGAAGCTAAAAACTTAGTATTAGAACAAATCAAAGCTGTGCAAGACGGTAATTTTGATGAAAATCTCATGAAAGGTATTATTTTTAATCAAGAAGTAAGTGATATACAGAATTTTGAAGACAATCAAGGAACTGCTTATACCTTATTGGATGCATTTGTTAAAAATCAAAAATGGGTGGATGTGCTGAATAGCAATTACAGAATGAGCAAAATTACCAAGCAAGAACTTATTGATTTTGCAAAAAAATTCTATCAAAATGATTATGTAATCATCTATAAGAAACAAGGCGAGAGCGACCAAACTGCCAAAATTGAAAAACCTCAAATAACTAAGATTCCTGTTAATAGAGATAATGTCTCAGGGTTTGTAAAACATATTTCCGAAGAACCCGTAACTCCCATTGCACCTCAGTTTCCTGATTTCAAGAAAGACATGCAACAAGGAAACTTAGGAATAGCAAACTACTTCTATATCCCCAACAAACGAAATGAATTATTTACGCTCTATTACGTGATAGATGCAGGTACATACAGCAACAAAGAACTTTCAATAGCATTGGATTACCTTGAATACATGGGTACCGACAAATACACTCCGGCTGAAATAAGTGAAAAATTCTATTCATTAGGCTGTAGTTTCGGGGTGAGTGCAGGCAATAGACAATCTTATGTTTATCTTTCAGGATTGCAACAAAACTTTGAACCTGCATTGGAATTGTTTGAACACTTGCTTTCCAATATGCAACCAGATGAAGAAGCACTTAAAGATTTAAAAGGAAGATTGCTAAAATCCCGTGAAAACAACAAATCAAACAAAGGAGCCATTAGAACAGCACTCAACTTTTACGCAATGTATGGGCAAGACAATCCACAAAGATTTATATTAACCAACAAAGAAATAAACAAGATAAAGTCCAAACAGTTAATCAAATCCATCAAAACTCTTATGCAAACCAAACATGACATAGTTTATTATGGACCGAAGGATACAGAACAGATTTTATCAATGCTCTCAAAGTATCATAAACTGCCTAAGAAGTTTGCAAAGTCGCCTGTAATGAAAGTATTTAATCTCCAGCACCCGGCTGAATCCACTGTATATTTTGCAAACTACGACATGGTACAAGCTGAAATTACTTGGCAAAAACCCACACAACCATTCAATATATACATAGTACCCCAAGTAGCTATGTTCAACGAATATTTTGGTGGCGGCATGAGTTCAATTGTATTCCAAGAAATTAGAGAAGCGCAAGCTTTGGCATACTCCACCTATGCTTATTTTTACCAAGCATCATATCCTACGGAACTTGGCAGAATGTTAGCTTATGTAGGAACCCAAAGTGACAAAATGCCAGCCGCAATCAGCAGTATGGATGATTTAATTAGAAACTTACCACAAAATCAAAATTCATTTGCACAAGCTAAAACTTCTTTAGAAAATGGTATTCGCACAAGTAGAACCACGAAAACAAACATCTATTTTGTCTGGAGAAATATGCAGCTCATGAATTTACCTAAAACTTCCAACGAGATTGTATTTGAACAGCTTAATAAAATCACGCTAAATGATGTTGTACAATTCCACGATAAGTATGTCAAACAAGGTATTTACACCCTGACCGTACTTGCAGACAAGAATAAAGTAACTGAGGCTGATTTAAAAAAATATGGAAAAGTGATAAGTGTAAGCCTCGATGAGCTTTTCGGGTATTAA
- a CDS encoding acyl-CoA carboxylase subunit beta has product MAISENELEFNKNEDAMRLLVDELKYKFRQVAKGGGEKSAAKQHEKGKMLCRERIEYLRDDNTPWVEIGAFAGDDMYPEYGGCQSGGVVAGLGYVKGRQCVIVANDATVKAGAWFPITGKKNLRAQEIAMENRLPIIYLVDSAGVFLPMQDEIFPDKEHFGRIFRNNAIMSSQGIIQIAAVMGSCVAGGAYLPIMSDEALIVDKTGSIFLAGSYLVKAAIGEDIDNETLGGSVSQTEISGVIDDRFPDDKSCLDRIKFLIDKIGAQETAGFDRVKPSEPKLNPKEIFGIKPADNSKPYDTKEVIKRLVDNSEFEQYKEGFGKTIICGYGRIDGWAVGIVANNRQLVKTKKGEMQFGGVIYSDSADKAARFILNCNQKKIPLVFLQDVTGFMVGSKSEHGGIIKDGAKMVNAMSNSKVPKFTIIIGNSYGAGNYAMCGKAYDPRLIYAWPSARIAVMGGEQAAKVLLQIEKTAHKAKGQEMSAEDEKALLDKIVSRYNKQLSPYYAAARLWVDGVIDPIETRTIISEGIAAANHAPVEKFNVGVIQV; this is encoded by the coding sequence ATGGCAATAAGTGAAAACGAATTAGAATTCAATAAGAACGAAGATGCAATGCGCTTGTTGGTGGATGAGTTAAAATATAAATTTAGACAAGTAGCCAAAGGCGGGGGTGAAAAATCTGCTGCAAAACAACACGAAAAAGGTAAAATGCTTTGTAGAGAAAGAATTGAATACCTTAGAGATGATAACACGCCTTGGGTTGAAATTGGGGCGTTTGCAGGCGATGATATGTATCCCGAATACGGAGGTTGTCAGAGTGGAGGAGTGGTGGCGGGTTTAGGCTATGTCAAAGGAAGACAATGTGTAATTGTGGCTAATGATGCTACAGTAAAAGCAGGAGCATGGTTCCCAATCACGGGTAAAAAAAACCTGAGAGCACAAGAAATTGCGATGGAAAACCGTCTGCCTATTATTTATTTGGTTGACAGTGCAGGGGTTTTTCTTCCTATGCAAGATGAGATTTTCCCCGATAAAGAACATTTTGGGCGGATTTTCAGAAACAATGCCATTATGAGCAGTCAAGGTATAATTCAGATTGCTGCAGTGATGGGAAGTTGTGTCGCAGGCGGTGCATATTTACCCATTATGAGCGATGAAGCCTTGATTGTGGACAAAACCGGTTCTATTTTTCTGGCAGGAAGCTATTTGGTAAAAGCAGCAATAGGAGAGGATATTGACAATGAAACACTAGGTGGCTCTGTTTCGCAAACCGAAATCTCAGGGGTCATTGATGACCGTTTTCCGGATGACAAAAGTTGTCTTGACAGAATAAAATTCCTTATTGATAAAATAGGAGCACAGGAAACAGCAGGGTTTGACCGTGTTAAGCCGTCAGAACCTAAACTAAATCCCAAAGAAATATTTGGAATTAAACCTGCTGACAACTCCAAGCCTTATGACACTAAGGAAGTTATCAAACGATTGGTGGACAATAGTGAGTTTGAGCAATACAAAGAAGGTTTCGGCAAAACAATTATTTGCGGTTATGGTAGGATTGACGGTTGGGCTGTAGGCATTGTTGCCAATAACCGTCAATTGGTCAAAACCAAAAAAGGTGAAATGCAATTTGGAGGTGTAATTTATTCTGACTCGGCTGATAAAGCTGCACGTTTTATTTTGAATTGTAATCAAAAGAAAATTCCGCTCGTTTTTCTTCAAGATGTTACCGGGTTTATGGTAGGTTCAAAGTCTGAACATGGCGGTATTATTAAGGATGGAGCAAAAATGGTAAATGCAATGAGCAATAGTAAAGTTCCCAAGTTTACAATCATCATTGGAAACAGTTATGGTGCAGGCAATTATGCCATGTGCGGAAAAGCTTATGACCCAAGATTGATTTATGCGTGGCCCTCTGCAAGGATTGCTGTGATGGGTGGAGAACAAGCCGCAAAAGTGCTTTTGCAAATAGAAAAAACCGCACACAAAGCTAAAGGTCAAGAGATGAGTGCAGAAGATGAGAAAGCCTTATTGGATAAGATTGTAAGCAGATATAATAAGCAATTATCACCTTATTATGCAGCTGCTCGTCTTTGGGTGGATGGTGTGATTGACCCGATTGAAACTCGAACAATTATTTCAGAAGGTATTGCTGCTGCTAATCACGCTCCCGTTGAAAAATTTAATGTGGGAGTGATTCAAGTCTAA
- a CDS encoding class I SAM-dependent methyltransferase: MTWFKHWFGSEFYDRLYDNRNDEEAVDFIHKVFRNLPEVHNPSILDLCCGNGRHAIAMSEYGSVTGVDLNSEQIAKAQARNIDNAVFSVHDMREIVHANHFDFVFNLFSSFAYFEDSSEDLKVLQSVYADLKANGIFVHDFLNADYVLPRLKHSEYKKDGDLAFDIIREYTNKKIIKRIKVTQDNRIQGIFEEKLTAYVPDEILAMHHKAGLQPYQVWGNYKLADFDKDNSPRIIILSKKNG, translated from the coding sequence ATGACTTGGTTTAAACATTGGTTCGGCTCTGAGTTTTATGACAGGTTGTATGACAACCGAAACGATGAAGAGGCTGTGGATTTTATTCACAAAGTATTTCGTAATCTACCTGAGGTTCACAACCCAAGCATATTAGACTTGTGTTGTGGCAACGGACGGCACGCCATAGCCATGTCGGAATATGGCAGTGTGACGGGGGTAGATCTCAATTCTGAACAGATTGCCAAAGCCCAAGCCAGAAATATTGATAATGCTGTGTTTTCAGTGCATGATATGCGTGAAATTGTGCATGCAAATCATTTTGATTTTGTATTTAATTTGTTTTCAAGTTTTGCATATTTTGAGGATTCTTCGGAAGATTTAAAAGTGCTGCAAAGTGTGTATGCTGACCTAAAAGCAAACGGAATCTTTGTGCATGATTTCTTAAATGCCGACTATGTACTCCCTCGTCTCAAACATTCAGAATACAAAAAGGATGGCGACCTCGCTTTTGACATTATACGAGAATACACAAACAAGAAAATTATAAAAAGAATAAAAGTTACTCAAGACAACCGTATTCAAGGTATTTTCGAAGAAAAATTGACCGCTTATGTACCTGATGAGATACTTGCAATGCACCATAAAGCCGGTTTGCAACCTTATCAAGTTTGGGGTAACTACAAACTTGCCGACTTTGACAAAGACAACTCTCCCAGAATTATTATACTTTCTAAAAAGAACGGATAA
- a CDS encoding ATP cone domain-containing protein has protein sequence MKVRKYSGELTEFDIDRLRKSLTKSGASEDDVEAVLQSIKPRLHDGMHSKEIYKLSFKELKKIAHSFAARYSLKRALRDLGPTGFYFEKWVAKFLECYGYQTLHNLVLQGHSVSHESDVIVLRENELYWIECKFRNAMETKIPVTIPMYFLSRIKDISDKDFSLFGQERKFTNGWLITNSYFTSDSIAFAEYYNMKLLSWEYPIGNSIKNQVDKKALYPITCLTTLNIKEKRFLLEKEHILVKELSENNEILEKMGIDFNRRNKIEQEIEELIPNQAN, from the coding sequence ATGAAGGTACGCAAATATTCGGGGGAGCTAACAGAGTTTGATATAGACAGACTTCGTAAGTCTTTAACCAAATCCGGAGCTTCAGAAGATGATGTTGAGGCGGTATTACAAAGCATAAAACCGAGGTTGCATGACGGAATGCATAGTAAAGAAATATACAAACTCAGTTTTAAAGAGTTAAAAAAAATAGCGCATTCATTCGCAGCGCGATACAGTCTCAAAAGAGCATTGCGTGACTTAGGTCCTACCGGCTTTTATTTTGAAAAATGGGTGGCTAAATTTCTTGAATGCTACGGATACCAAACCTTGCATAATCTCGTGTTACAAGGACATTCGGTTTCACACGAAAGCGATGTAATTGTGCTCAGAGAGAATGAACTGTATTGGATTGAATGCAAGTTTCGCAATGCAATGGAAACCAAAATTCCGGTAACCATTCCTATGTATTTCCTATCACGCATTAAGGACATTTCAGATAAAGACTTTTCATTATTTGGACAAGAGAGGAAGTTTACTAATGGCTGGCTTATTACAAACTCTTATTTCACTTCAGACTCCATTGCATTCGCTGAATACTATAATATGAAATTATTGTCATGGGAATATCCTATCGGAAACAGTATCAAAAATCAAGTTGACAAAAAAGCATTATACCCCATTACTTGCCTGACAACGTTAAACATCAAGGAGAAAAGGTTTCTACTGGAAAAAGAGCATATTCTGGTAAAAGAACTCAGTGAAAACAACGAGATACTTGAAAAAATGGGAATTGATTTTAATAGACGAAATAAGATTGAACAAGAAATCGAAGAGCTAATTCCCAATCAAGCTAATTAA
- a CDS encoding cbb3-type cytochrome c oxidase subunit I encodes MEQYHSKRDYPVIFIKAGLIFLLSTLLFGLLGAIEYAVPGFWRDIFSFAKIRPLHVSSSIFWILTCAIGGILYYLKEDIGGRLKFEGLIKVIFYILALTFSAILISFIFGIFGGREYWEFNPVFSIPISVGWIIFIIVFVANMKTLKNQPVYIWMWFTGAIFFLLTYLESNSWLLPQVRNNLVKDMTIQWKSYGSLVGAWNQLIYGTSIYLMDKILGNKKYSFSNIAFGLYFLGVFNLMFNWGHHVYLLPTQPYVKHIGYLVSMTELLLFGRIIYLWKSSLSTAKINFHKVAFRFLFAADIWVFLTLALAILMSIPALNVYMHGTHVIVGHTMGATIGINTMLLLAFAYDIIGYKEQDGKMIKYGYRIINYSLLVFWLTLIIAGFLKTYYQFTETDMPYQIMMNHLHNWFYLFLLSGVTMIAGFVLVIIPLLRKKSLKSA; translated from the coding sequence ATGGAACAATATCACAGTAAGAGAGATTACCCCGTTATTTTTATTAAAGCAGGGCTGATATTCTTGCTTTCAACTTTATTATTTGGATTATTGGGTGCGATTGAGTATGCGGTGCCCGGCTTTTGGAGAGATATATTTTCTTTTGCTAAAATACGTCCGCTGCACGTTTCTTCTTCCATATTCTGGATTTTGACTTGTGCAATTGGAGGAATTCTATATTATTTAAAGGAAGATATTGGAGGACGATTGAAGTTTGAAGGCTTAATCAAAGTGATATTTTATATCCTTGCTTTGACATTCTCCGCAATTCTTATTTCATTTATTTTTGGAATTTTTGGTGGCAGAGAATATTGGGAGTTTAACCCTGTCTTTTCAATCCCCATCAGTGTAGGTTGGATTATTTTCATCATTGTATTTGTTGCCAATATGAAAACCCTCAAGAACCAACCGGTTTATATATGGATGTGGTTTACCGGGGCAATTTTCTTTCTTTTAACCTATTTAGAGTCTAATTCGTGGTTGTTGCCGCAAGTGAGAAATAATCTCGTGAAAGACATGACCATTCAATGGAAATCTTATGGATCATTAGTGGGAGCGTGGAATCAGTTGATTTATGGAACGTCCATTTATCTGATGGATAAAATATTGGGAAACAAGAAGTACAGTTTTTCCAATATTGCTTTCGGACTTTATTTTCTTGGGGTCTTTAATCTGATGTTTAATTGGGGACATCACGTTTATTTGCTGCCTACACAGCCTTATGTCAAACACATAGGTTATTTGGTGAGTATGACAGAATTGTTATTGTTTGGCAGAATCATTTATCTATGGAAATCTTCTCTGTCCACAGCTAAAATAAATTTTCACAAGGTCGCATTCCGATTCTTGTTTGCTGCAGATATATGGGTGTTTTTGACTCTTGCCCTTGCGATTCTTATGTCTATTCCTGCACTCAATGTATATATGCATGGAACCCATGTGATTGTAGGACATACAATGGGTGCAACAATCGGAATTAATACCATGTTGCTATTGGCTTTTGCTTATGATATCATCGGATACAAAGAACAAGACGGAAAGATGATAAAGTATGGATATAGGATTATTAACTACTCATTACTTGTATTCTGGCTGACCTTGATTATTGCCGGTTTTCTCAAAACTTATTATCAGTTTACAGAGACCGATATGCCATATCAAATTATGATGAATCATTTGCATAATTGGTTTTATCTGTTCCTTCTCTCAGGAGTAACAATGATTGCGGGATTTGTATTGGTGATAATCCCTTTGCTTAGAAAAAAGTCACTTAAATCAGCGTAG
- a CDS encoding phosphatase PAP2 family protein, producing MFEFLNEVDRVLFEFFNGKLHNAFLDWLMPIITNAKTWIPLYIGLLVYMIYRYKKLFFIPFIGVLLSFGLSDSISAKVFKPMFERTRPCNETTVKSRVVGVECRNSFGFPSSHASNHFAIAVFMTVLIGTRKRIGLGFWMIWAGLISYSRVYVGVHYPFDILGGAVLGILIGLVCALIINKILKKVQSQNAVSI from the coding sequence ATGTTTGAATTTTTAAATGAAGTAGATAGAGTCTTGTTTGAGTTTTTTAACGGCAAACTACACAATGCATTTTTGGATTGGCTAATGCCGATTATCACTAATGCCAAGACTTGGATACCCTTGTACATAGGGCTATTGGTTTATATGATATATCGTTACAAGAAACTTTTCTTTATTCCTTTTATAGGAGTATTGCTCAGTTTTGGATTATCAGACTCTATATCAGCCAAAGTATTTAAACCAATGTTTGAACGTACACGTCCATGCAACGAAACAACCGTAAAGTCAAGGGTTGTAGGTGTTGAGTGTAGAAACAGTTTTGGTTTCCCATCTTCACATGCTTCTAATCACTTTGCCATAGCCGTTTTCATGACGGTTTTAATAGGTACAAGAAAAAGAATCGGGCTTGGATTTTGGATGATTTGGGCAGGTCTTATCTCATATTCAAGGGTTTATGTAGGTGTGCACTACCCTTTTGACATCTTGGGCGGAGCCGTTCTTGGAATATTGATAGGATTGGTATGTGCGCTGATTATTAATAAAATCTTAAAGAAAGTTCAATCTCAAAATGCCGTCTCTATTTAA
- a CDS encoding ZIP family metal transporter translates to MPSLFNIAILFIFPLIGGLLALYSKQEWKNTIKLFLAFSGAFLFAITFLNFIPEAYHHVENAGIWVLAGFFFQIFIEQFTKGIEHGHSHLHDIKNIAPIFIGLGLHAFLEGIPVGSQNSGITNGLLYGVALHEMPAAFVLAISIKALMPDKNILPYILIYALFCPAGATLGYYVEHIEHGDKIFMILLAFVSGTFLHISTTILFENSEEHKISKRKLTAVVIGTGLAILTTLI, encoded by the coding sequence ATGCCGTCTCTATTTAATATAGCCATATTATTTATTTTCCCATTAATAGGAGGACTTCTTGCACTCTATTCAAAACAAGAGTGGAAGAACACCATCAAATTATTTTTGGCTTTCAGCGGTGCATTTCTGTTTGCAATTACTTTCTTGAATTTTATTCCGGAAGCGTACCATCATGTTGAAAATGCCGGAATTTGGGTTTTGGCAGGATTTTTCTTTCAGATTTTTATAGAGCAGTTTACGAAGGGAATTGAACACGGACACAGCCATTTGCATGACATAAAGAACATTGCACCTATTTTTATTGGATTAGGTTTACATGCATTTTTGGAAGGTATTCCTGTAGGCTCTCAAAATTCCGGGATTACTAATGGGCTTTTGTATGGAGTAGCATTACACGAAATGCCGGCTGCCTTTGTATTAGCCATCAGTATAAAGGCGCTTATGCCTGACAAGAATATTTTACCATACATCCTAATCTACGCTTTATTTTGCCCTGCAGGAGCTACACTCGGTTACTATGTAGAACATATAGAGCATGGAGATAAGATTTTTATGATTTTGTTGGCTTTTGTTTCGGGTACATTCCTTCATATTAGTACCACCATTCTTTTTGAAAATTCAGAAGAACACAAAATCAGCAAACGCAAACTAACTGCTGTTGTGATTGGAACAGGTTTGGCAATCCTGACTACGCTGATTTAA